One Chordicoccus furentiruminis DNA window includes the following coding sequences:
- a CDS encoding YgeY family selenium metabolism-linked hydrolase, which yields MELDYSAIKQAAENAKSEMSRFLREMISHPSESCEEEAVVRCIKAEMEKVGFDKVEIDGLGNVIGWMGEGEKIIAIDSHVDTVGIGNRANWKEDPYKGYETDEIIYGRGGSDQEGGMAAAVYGAKIMKDMHLIPEGYRLMVVGSVMEEDCDGLCWQYIVNKEHIRPEFVISTEPTDGGIYRGHRGRMEIRVDVKGVSCHGSAPERGDNAIYKMADIIADVRALNNNGCDDSTQIRGLVKMLDPKYNPDHYEDARFLGRGTCTVSQIFYTSPSRCAVADSCAISIDRRMTAGETWDTCLDEIRSLPSVKKYGDDVKVSMYMYSRPSWKGTVYETEAYFPTWINKESAAHVKALIDAHKALFGDRRRSPESQKEIRNRPLTDKWTFSTNGVSIQGRYGIPCVGFGPGAESQAHAPNEITWKQDLVDCAAMYAAAIALYPTEEKTDDITEYRGGKTNNHIE from the coding sequence ATGGAGCTGGATTATTCTGCAATCAAACAGGCGGCAGAGAACGCAAAATCGGAGATGAGCCGTTTCCTCAGAGAGATGATTTCCCATCCCAGCGAGAGCTGCGAGGAGGAAGCCGTCGTCCGCTGCATCAAGGCCGAGATGGAGAAGGTCGGTTTCGACAAGGTGGAGATCGACGGACTCGGCAATGTCATCGGCTGGATGGGCGAGGGAGAGAAGATCATCGCCATCGATTCCCATGTGGATACGGTGGGGATCGGGAACCGGGCCAACTGGAAGGAGGATCCCTACAAGGGATACGAGACGGATGAGATCATCTACGGCCGCGGCGGCTCCGATCAGGAGGGCGGCATGGCGGCGGCCGTCTACGGCGCGAAGATCATGAAGGACATGCATCTGATTCCGGAAGGCTACCGGCTGATGGTCGTGGGTTCCGTGATGGAGGAGGACTGCGACGGACTCTGCTGGCAGTACATTGTCAATAAGGAGCATATCCGTCCTGAGTTCGTGATCTCGACGGAGCCGACGGACGGAGGCATCTACCGCGGGCACCGCGGAAGGATGGAGATCCGTGTGGATGTGAAAGGCGTCAGCTGCCACGGGTCCGCGCCGGAGCGGGGCGACAACGCGATCTACAAGATGGCCGACATCATCGCCGATGTCCGGGCGCTGAACAACAACGGCTGCGACGATTCCACCCAGATCCGCGGTCTCGTGAAGATGCTGGATCCGAAGTATAATCCCGATCACTACGAGGACGCGCGCTTCCTCGGCCGCGGCACCTGCACGGTCTCCCAGATTTTCTATACATCTCCGAGCCGCTGCGCGGTGGCGGATTCCTGCGCGATTTCCATCGACCGCCGCATGACGGCCGGCGAGACCTGGGATACCTGCCTCGACGAGATCCGTTCACTGCCTTCCGTGAAGAAGTACGGCGACGACGTGAAGGTTTCGATGTATATGTACAGCCGCCCGTCCTGGAAGGGCACGGTCTATGAGACGGAAGCCTATTTCCCGACCTGGATCAACAAAGAGAGCGCGGCGCATGTGAAGGCTCTGATCGATGCCCACAAGGCGCTGTTCGGTGACCGCCGCAGGAGTCCGGAGAGCCAGAAGGAGATCCGGAACCGTCCGCTGACCGACAAGTGGACCTTCTCCACCAACGGCGTCTCGATTCAGGGCCGCTACGGTATCCCGTGCGTCGGCTTCGGGCCGGGTGCGGAGAGCCAGGCGCACGCCCCCAACGAGATCACATGGAAACAGGATCTGGTGGACTGCGCGGCGATGTACGCGGCCGCGATCGCCCTCTATCCGACAGAGGAGAAGACGGACGACATCACGGAGTACCGCGGCGGGAAGACAAACAACCACATCGAGTGA
- a CDS encoding Ig-like domain-containing protein gives MERRGRLRILAAAVLALLVLLPGALPAGAAVQRLRFSRSAETVGLHSVNQLTLAQIPRGYSRRSLVWKSSRPDIAYVTRQGVLYGKRAGKATVTVRTGNGRYRARLSVRVNDYYAARLLPVDVGKKPARTKKTTPAVQIPEGAGVYNSLLYRLWKNNTVVVYQFSSMRRIGQFSAVTGHGNNVQFDTAKTGRGSSFVYAYINAWTNPTKLYYVKLSKSGAKPVRTVILPTSASGYYGEQVLDSDHQILYSIGYTQKSWRKQLSGERMVVSKWNLKTLKKNRDGTYTPRRITSWTVPFIPTLQGSAYRKGKLYILSSTPNVYQTKLYVLDTASKKVSFTYRKFPDAIRNSEAEQVFFYKDKLYLANWNHIWQLNLNLD, from the coding sequence ATGGAGAGAAGAGGAAGGCTTCGCATCTTGGCGGCTGCTGTTCTGGCGCTGCTTGTTCTGCTGCCGGGCGCTCTGCCGGCGGGAGCCGCCGTCCAGCGGCTGCGCTTCAGCCGTTCCGCCGAGACGGTGGGACTTCACAGCGTGAATCAGCTCACGCTGGCCCAGATCCCCCGCGGATACAGCCGGCGTTCTCTGGTCTGGAAGAGCAGCCGGCCGGATATCGCCTATGTGACAAGGCAGGGCGTCCTCTACGGGAAGAGAGCAGGCAAGGCCACTGTGACCGTGCGGACGGGCAACGGCCGGTACCGCGCAAGGCTCAGCGTCAGGGTTAACGACTATTATGCTGCCCGGCTGCTGCCCGTCGATGTGGGGAAAAAGCCGGCGCGGACGAAGAAGACGACGCCGGCGGTGCAGATCCCGGAGGGGGCCGGCGTCTACAACAGCCTGCTGTACCGTCTCTGGAAGAACAACACGGTGGTTGTCTACCAGTTCAGTTCGATGAGGCGGATCGGCCAGTTCAGCGCCGTTACCGGCCACGGCAACAACGTGCAGTTCGATACAGCGAAGACCGGGCGGGGATCATCCTTCGTCTACGCTTACATCAACGCGTGGACCAATCCGACGAAGCTGTACTATGTGAAGCTCTCAAAGTCCGGTGCCAAACCGGTGCGGACCGTCATCCTTCCGACCAGCGCATCCGGGTACTACGGCGAGCAGGTGCTGGATTCGGATCATCAGATTCTCTATTCCATCGGCTATACGCAGAAGTCCTGGCGGAAGCAGCTGAGCGGAGAGAGGATGGTCGTCAGCAAATGGAATCTGAAGACTCTGAAGAAGAACCGGGACGGCACTTATACGCCGAGACGGATCACCTCGTGGACGGTTCCGTTCATTCCGACGCTGCAGGGTTCCGCTTACCGGAAGGGGAAACTGTATATCCTTTCCTCGACGCCGAACGTCTATCAGACGAAACTCTATGTGCTGGACACAGCGTCGAAGAAGGTGAGTTTTACATACAGGAAATTCCCTGATGCGATCCGGAACTCGGAAGCGGAGCAGGTCTTCTTTTACAAAGACAAGCTTTATCTGGCGAACTGGAACCATATCTGGCAGCTGAATCTGAATCTCGACTGA
- the hydA gene encoding dihydropyrimidinase, translated as MIIIRNGVLITPEGRKETSLAVDGGRIVRIGPVEPGPGDQVYDAAGCYVYPGFIDGHTHLDLEVAGTVTADDFESGTRAAVCGGTTCVVDFATQYKGDTVLHALETWKKKAEGRSHANVAFHMAICDWNERTRTDLAALREAGVMSFKVYMAYDTALTDDQILEVLEAIKPLGGILGCHCENGALVTELQRQQLATGHTAPWAHPLSRPAEVEAEAINRFCYLGRLAGTPVNVVHLSTRLGLEEIRAARRRGQTVYVETCPQYLLLDESRYREPGFEGAKYVCSPPLRTKEDIEALRLAVLQGEIDTIATDHCSFRFRDQKQAGRDDFTKIPNGAPGIEHRLAVMMKIFGDDLDPAGYCRLMSENPAKLFGMYPRKGALLEGSDADICVWDPNVSWTIRAESMQQNVDYTPYEGMAVSGRPRFVFVNGTLAAKDGMPTEAMAGRYVRR; from the coding sequence TTGATCATCATCAGAAACGGCGTGCTGATCACACCGGAAGGCAGAAAGGAGACTTCTCTGGCTGTCGACGGAGGACGGATAGTCAGAATCGGGCCGGTGGAACCGGGACCGGGCGATCAGGTCTATGATGCCGCCGGCTGTTATGTCTATCCCGGTTTTATCGACGGCCACACGCATCTCGATCTGGAGGTGGCAGGCACGGTGACCGCGGATGATTTCGAGTCAGGCACGAGGGCGGCGGTCTGCGGAGGAACCACCTGTGTCGTGGATTTCGCCACCCAGTACAAGGGAGACACGGTACTTCACGCGCTGGAAACGTGGAAGAAGAAGGCGGAGGGCCGGTCTCACGCCAACGTCGCGTTCCATATGGCGATCTGCGACTGGAATGAGCGGACGAGGACGGATCTTGCGGCGCTCCGGGAAGCCGGCGTGATGTCCTTCAAGGTCTATATGGCGTATGACACCGCGCTTACGGATGATCAGATTCTTGAAGTGCTCGAGGCGATCAAACCGCTGGGTGGGATTCTCGGCTGCCACTGCGAGAACGGAGCGCTGGTGACGGAGCTGCAGCGTCAGCAGCTCGCAACCGGTCACACGGCGCCCTGGGCTCATCCGCTGAGCCGTCCTGCCGAGGTCGAGGCGGAAGCCATCAACCGCTTCTGCTATCTCGGCCGTCTGGCCGGCACTCCCGTCAATGTGGTTCATCTTTCCACCCGGCTCGGGCTGGAGGAAATACGGGCCGCCAGGAGGCGGGGCCAGACCGTCTACGTTGAGACATGCCCCCAGTATCTGCTGCTGGACGAAAGCCGTTACAGGGAGCCCGGATTCGAGGGAGCGAAATATGTCTGCTCGCCTCCGCTTCGGACGAAAGAGGACATTGAGGCGCTTCGGCTCGCCGTGCTGCAGGGCGAGATCGACACGATTGCAACGGATCACTGCAGCTTCCGATTCCGTGACCAGAAACAGGCCGGACGGGACGATTTCACAAAGATTCCGAACGGAGCGCCGGGCATTGAGCACCGTCTGGCCGTGATGATGAAGATCTTCGGAGACGATCTTGATCCGGCCGGATACTGCCGCCTCATGAGCGAGAATCCGGCGAAGCTTTTCGGGATGTATCCGCGAAAGGGCGCGCTGCTCGAGGGATCGGACGCCGATATCTGCGTCTGGGATCCGAACGTATCGTGGACGATCCGGGCGGAATCGATGCAGCAGAACGTGGATTACACGCCGTACGAGGGTATGGCGGTCAGCGGCCGTCCGCGGTTCGTGTTTGTGAACGGAACGCTTGCGGCGAAGGACGGCATGCCCACAGAGGCGATGGCAGGCCGGTACGTCCGGAGGTGA
- a CDS encoding molybdopterin cofactor-binding domain-containing protein — protein MEEYTFTVNGAVCRTAEKTSLLRYLRDELRLYSVKDGCSEGACGTCTVIVDGVAVRACVMTTEKAAGHRILTVEGLSVREKEAFVCAFGSSGSVQCGFCIPGMVMAGKALLDRCPDPAEEEIRTALRGNLCRCTGYKKIVEGIRRAAAILRGEAQPEDFEADEDIRVGRRTFRVDVRRKTLGYGKYPDDIGPEYFVPEGSRPEFLNPDVKGDAGIRSFVTVGSSMPPMAYASCVRSRYPRARILKIDASRALALPGVLRVLTAKDVPCNKVGHIQQDWDVMIAEGDVTRYVGDALCLVVAESPYILAKAKALVKVEYEELEPVRNIFEARTEGAPRIHEDTPGNLCQSRHVVRGDAKGALARSAHVVTRHFVTPFTEHAFLEPECAVAYPYRNGVKVLTTDQGAYDTRREILTMFGWQDTPDRVVVENQLVGGGFGGKEDVTVQHLAALAAWICRRPVKAKLTRSESLAVHPKRHAMDATFTLGCDEEGNFTALDCEINFDTGAYASLCGPVLERACTHAVGPYRYQNTDIRGYGYYTDNPPAGAFRGFGVCQSEFALESLINLLAEETGLTPWEIRYRNAIEPGETLPNGQTADLSTALKETLVAVKPYFDAHPGRAGIACAMKNAGVGVGLPDKGRARLEVRGGVVSIYSAASDIGQGCLTVFCQDVAEATGLPRDRILNGIASTENAPDSGTTSGSRQTLLTGEAVRGAAFLLRDAMAAVTMTGDPSKVAETLLSGIGLEAEPLNTEAAYGTGTGDAPGAGKGPFVSRRIHIAADGAICGEGSGLNQGTYGENGTQSRIHGAPVPDPERALSMLEGFDFCYEYYEPTDPLSAYRKEHPKSHIAYAYATNVVVLDDAGRVTDVYAAYDAGRVINPLSIEGQIEGGVLMGLGYALTEDWPLKECVPTARFGTLGLFRAPDVPRIHAICVEKKELLGVAYGAKGIGEITTIPAAPACQGAYYAFDRRFRTTLPLPGTFYASRP, from the coding sequence TTGGAAGAATACACATTTACCGTGAACGGGGCGGTATGCCGTACGGCGGAGAAGACGTCCCTGCTGCGCTATCTCCGGGATGAGCTCCGGCTCTACTCCGTGAAAGACGGATGCAGCGAGGGTGCCTGCGGGACCTGTACGGTGATCGTCGACGGCGTCGCGGTCCGGGCCTGCGTGATGACGACGGAGAAGGCGGCCGGACACCGGATTCTGACGGTGGAAGGGCTCTCCGTCCGTGAGAAGGAGGCCTTTGTCTGCGCTTTCGGCTCAAGCGGCTCTGTGCAGTGCGGCTTCTGCATTCCGGGGATGGTGATGGCAGGAAAGGCGCTGCTCGACCGCTGCCCGGATCCGGCGGAGGAGGAAATCCGAACCGCGCTCCGCGGCAATCTGTGCCGCTGCACCGGGTACAAGAAGATCGTCGAGGGGATCCGGCGGGCCGCCGCGATCCTTCGCGGAGAGGCGCAGCCGGAGGACTTCGAGGCGGATGAGGACATCCGCGTCGGCAGGAGAACCTTCCGTGTGGATGTGAGGAGAAAGACGCTTGGCTATGGCAAGTACCCGGACGATATCGGACCCGAGTACTTTGTACCGGAGGGAAGCCGGCCGGAGTTTTTGAATCCGGACGTGAAAGGGGACGCGGGCATCCGCTCGTTTGTGACGGTCGGTTCCTCGATGCCGCCGATGGCCTACGCCTCCTGCGTCCGGTCCCGATACCCCCGGGCGAGGATTCTGAAGATCGACGCCTCCCGGGCGCTTGCGCTTCCCGGCGTGCTCCGGGTGCTGACCGCGAAGGACGTACCCTGCAATAAGGTAGGTCATATTCAGCAGGACTGGGATGTGATGATCGCGGAAGGCGATGTCACAAGGTATGTGGGAGACGCACTTTGTCTGGTGGTCGCGGAGTCGCCCTATATCCTCGCGAAGGCAAAGGCACTGGTGAAGGTGGAATATGAAGAACTGGAGCCGGTGCGGAATATCTTCGAGGCGAGGACGGAAGGCGCGCCCCGGATCCACGAGGATACGCCCGGCAATCTCTGCCAGTCGCGTCATGTGGTGCGGGGCGACGCGAAGGGCGCGCTCGCCCGCTCGGCCCATGTGGTGACCCGGCACTTCGTCACGCCGTTTACGGAGCATGCGTTTCTGGAACCCGAGTGCGCGGTGGCCTATCCGTACCGGAACGGCGTCAAGGTGCTTACTACGGATCAGGGGGCTTACGACACGAGACGGGAGATCCTGACGATGTTCGGATGGCAGGATACGCCGGACCGGGTGGTGGTCGAAAATCAGCTCGTGGGGGGCGGCTTCGGAGGCAAGGAGGATGTGACAGTTCAGCATCTTGCGGCGCTGGCCGCGTGGATCTGCCGCCGTCCCGTGAAGGCGAAGCTGACCCGGAGCGAGTCGCTGGCGGTGCATCCGAAGCGGCACGCGATGGACGCCACCTTCACACTGGGCTGCGACGAAGAGGGAAACTTCACGGCGCTCGACTGCGAAATCAACTTTGACACGGGGGCCTACGCCTCGCTCTGCGGTCCGGTGCTGGAACGGGCCTGCACCCATGCGGTAGGGCCGTACCGCTATCAGAATACGGATATCCGCGGGTACGGCTACTACACCGACAATCCGCCGGCCGGCGCTTTCCGCGGCTTCGGCGTCTGTCAGAGCGAGTTTGCGCTGGAATCTCTGATCAATCTGCTGGCAGAGGAGACAGGCCTTACGCCCTGGGAAATCCGCTACCGGAACGCCATTGAGCCGGGAGAGACGCTTCCCAACGGACAGACGGCGGATCTGTCCACTGCGCTGAAGGAGACGCTGGTGGCGGTGAAGCCGTATTTCGACGCCCATCCCGGCCGCGCGGGCATCGCCTGCGCCATGAAGAACGCCGGCGTCGGCGTCGGACTTCCGGACAAAGGACGGGCGCGCCTTGAGGTGCGCGGCGGTGTCGTTTCCATCTATTCGGCGGCGTCCGACATCGGGCAGGGGTGTCTGACGGTTTTCTGTCAGGATGTCGCCGAGGCCACCGGACTTCCGCGGGATCGGATTCTGAACGGCATCGCTTCGACGGAGAATGCACCCGACTCCGGCACCACGTCGGGCTCACGGCAGACGCTTCTGACCGGCGAGGCGGTCCGGGGCGCGGCCTTCCTTTTAAGAGATGCCATGGCAGCGGTGACGATGACCGGAGATCCGTCGAAAGTGGCGGAGACGCTGCTCAGCGGCATCGGCCTTGAGGCGGAGCCGCTCAATACCGAAGCGGCTTACGGAACCGGAACCGGCGACGCTCCCGGCGCCGGGAAGGGGCCCTTCGTCAGCCGGCGGATTCATATTGCGGCGGACGGTGCGATATGCGGGGAAGGGAGCGGCCTCAATCAGGGTACCTACGGAGAGAACGGCACCCAGAGCCGGATCCACGGCGCGCCGGTGCCGGATCCGGAAAGGGCTCTGTCCATGCTGGAGGGATTCGATTTCTGCTACGAATACTACGAGCCGACGGATCCGCTCTCAGCGTACCGGAAGGAGCATCCGAAGAGCCATATCGCCTACGCCTACGCCACCAATGTGGTGGTGCTGGACGACGCAGGCCGCGTCACCGACGTGTACGCTGCCTATGACGCGGGCCGCGTCATCAATCCGCTCTCCATCGAGGGTCAGATCGAGGGGGGCGTGCTGATGGGACTCGGTTACGCGCTGACCGAGGACTGGCCGCTTAAGGAGTGCGTCCCGACGGCGCGCTTCGGGACGCTGGGCCTCTTCCGCGCGCCGGACGTTCCCCGGATTCATGCGATCTGCGTGGAGAAGAAGGAGCTGCTGGGCGTGGCCTACGGTGCGAAAGGGATCGGAGAGATCACGACGATTCCGGCCGCGCCGGCCTGTCAGGGCGCGTATTATGCCTTTGACCGTCGGTTCCGCACGACGCTGCCGCTTCCGGGGACATTTTATGCATCTCGGCCTTGA
- a CDS encoding RidA family protein has product MTDRKGIHTENAPAAIGPYSQAVRAGQTIYVSGQLPIDPSTGEFAGEDVASQTRQALTNIRNILKEAGADMNCVVKTTVLLADIGDFGAMNSVYAEFFEAPYPARAAFQAAAIPKNARVEIEAVAVI; this is encoded by the coding sequence ATGACAGACAGAAAAGGAATTCACACGGAAAACGCGCCGGCTGCGATCGGACCTTATTCGCAGGCTGTCCGTGCCGGACAGACCATCTATGTATCCGGCCAGCTGCCGATCGACCCGTCGACGGGAGAGTTTGCGGGAGAAGACGTCGCGAGCCAGACGAGACAGGCTCTGACCAATATCCGGAATATCCTGAAGGAGGCGGGAGCGGATATGAACTGTGTGGTGAAGACGACCGTTCTGCTTGCCGATATCGGGGATTTCGGCGCGATGAACAGCGTTTATGCCGAGTTTTTCGAGGCGCCGTATCCGGCCCGCGCCGCGTTTCAGGCTGCCGCGATTCCGAAGAACGCGCGGGTGGAGATCGAGGCTGTCGCCGTGATTTGA
- a CDS encoding acyl carrier protein — protein MDQIISILEGIRPGVDYETEDELIDDGILTSFDVMTLVNELNEAFGIEIGMEDMVPENFNSVEAIEELVKSLGED, from the coding sequence ATGGATCAGATCATTTCAATTCTGGAGGGGATTCGTCCGGGTGTCGATTATGAGACGGAAGACGAGCTGATTGACGACGGCATCCTGACCTCATTCGACGTGATGACACTGGTCAACGAGCTCAACGAGGCTTTCGGGATTGAGATCGGGATGGAGGACATGGTGCCGGAGAATTTCAATTCGGTGGAAGCGATCGAGGAACTCGTGAAGAGTCTCGGAGAGGATTAG
- the ygeW gene encoding knotted carbamoyltransferase YgeW — protein MDAALKQYLDHLRSLHFADMYENDFFWTWDKTDEEIEAVFTVADTLRYMREHNISTKIFDSGLGISIFRDNSTRTRFSFRSACNMLGLTVADLDEKKSQIAHGETVRETANMISFMADVIGIRDDMYIGKGHTYQKTIADSVAEGYRDGVLEQKPTLVNLQCDVDHPTQCMADMLHIIHQFGGVENLKGKKLAMTWAYSPSYGKPLSVPQGVIGLMTRFGMDVVLAHPEGYDVMPEVEKVASENAARSGGSFRKVNTMEEAFEGADIVYPKSWAPFAAMEKRTKLYGDGDFDGIDRLEKELLAQNANYKNWCCTEEMMSRTKDGKALYLHCLPADINNVSCKDGEVADTVFDRYRVPLYKEASFKPYIIAAMIFLAKEKDPAAVLEALEKRGANRFFKG, from the coding sequence ATGGACGCAGCACTCAAACAGTATCTGGATCACCTCCGCAGCCTGCATTTTGCGGACATGTACGAGAACGACTTTTTCTGGACCTGGGACAAGACAGACGAGGAGATCGAGGCCGTCTTCACAGTGGCCGACACGCTCCGCTACATGCGGGAGCACAACATTTCCACGAAAATCTTTGATTCGGGGCTCGGCATCAGCATCTTCCGGGACAACTCAACCCGCACCCGCTTCAGCTTCCGTTCGGCCTGCAACATGCTCGGTCTGACAGTGGCGGATCTGGACGAGAAGAAGAGCCAGATCGCGCACGGCGAGACGGTCCGGGAGACAGCCAACATGATCTCCTTCATGGCGGACGTCATCGGGATCCGCGACGACATGTACATCGGAAAGGGTCATACCTATCAGAAGACGATCGCCGATTCGGTCGCCGAGGGTTACCGGGACGGCGTGCTGGAGCAGAAGCCGACCCTCGTCAATCTGCAGTGCGACGTGGATCATCCGACGCAGTGCATGGCGGATATGCTCCACATCATCCATCAGTTCGGCGGCGTGGAGAACCTGAAGGGGAAGAAGCTGGCGATGACCTGGGCTTATTCGCCCAGCTACGGCAAGCCGCTCAGCGTGCCGCAGGGCGTAATCGGGCTGATGACCCGGTTCGGCATGGATGTGGTGCTCGCCCATCCGGAAGGCTATGACGTGATGCCTGAGGTGGAGAAGGTCGCATCGGAGAATGCAGCCCGTTCCGGCGGCTCGTTCCGCAAGGTGAACACGATGGAGGAGGCTTTCGAGGGCGCCGACATCGTCTATCCGAAGAGCTGGGCGCCTTTCGCGGCTATGGAGAAGCGCACGAAACTCTACGGAGACGGCGACTTCGACGGCATCGACCGGCTGGAAAAGGAACTGCTGGCCCAGAACGCGAACTACAAGAACTGGTGCTGCACCGAGGAGATGATGTCCCGGACGAAGGACGGGAAGGCGCTTTACCTGCACTGCCTGCCGGCGGACATCAACAACGTCTCCTGCAAGGACGGCGAGGTGGCCGATACGGTCTTCGACCGCTATCGCGTCCCGCTGTACAAAGAGGCGTCCTTCAAGCCGTATATCATCGCGGCGATGATCTTCCTCGCGAAGGAGAAGGATCCGGCCGCTGTGCTGGAGGCGCTGGAGAAGCGTGGAGCAAACCGGTTCTTTAAGGGATAA
- the arcC gene encoding carbamate kinase, with product MGKRIVIALGGNALGTSLPEQMKAVKITAKAIVDLIEQGHEVAIAHGNGPQVGMIQNAMTQLVRSDPDRYVPCPLSVCVAMSQGYIGYDLQNALREEMLDRGISKGVATVLTQVEVDPGDPAFDHPTKPIGAFMTKEEADRLVRERQYDVVEDSGRGYRRVVASPKPVSIIEIGTIQSLLDTDHVVVACGGGGIPVFRTQGHHLKGAAAVIDKDFAASRLAQQLDADVLIILTAVEKVAIRFGTPEQTDLDELTPDLARKYIRQGEFAPGSMLPKVEAAVEFAESGPGRSALITLLSKASEGIAGRTGTRIRA from the coding sequence ATGGGGAAGAGAATCGTCATCGCACTCGGCGGAAACGCGCTGGGAACCAGTCTGCCGGAACAGATGAAGGCCGTCAAGATCACGGCAAAAGCCATCGTCGACCTGATTGAGCAGGGACATGAGGTTGCGATCGCGCACGGCAACGGGCCGCAGGTCGGCATGATTCAGAACGCCATGACGCAGCTGGTCCGTTCTGATCCGGACCGCTACGTGCCGTGTCCGCTGTCTGTCTGCGTCGCCATGAGTCAGGGGTATATCGGGTACGACCTGCAGAACGCGCTCCGGGAGGAGATGCTGGACCGCGGTATCTCGAAAGGCGTCGCTACCGTGCTCACGCAGGTGGAGGTGGACCCGGGGGATCCCGCTTTCGACCATCCGACGAAACCGATCGGTGCGTTCATGACGAAGGAGGAGGCGGACCGCCTCGTCCGGGAACGGCAGTACGACGTGGTGGAGGATTCCGGCCGGGGTTACCGGAGGGTTGTGGCTTCGCCGAAGCCGGTTAGCATCATTGAAATCGGAACCATCCAGTCCCTTCTTGATACGGATCATGTCGTTGTGGCCTGCGGGGGAGGCGGCATACCGGTCTTTCGTACGCAGGGGCATCATCTGAAGGGAGCGGCGGCCGTGATCGACAAGGATTTCGCCGCTTCGAGACTGGCGCAGCAGCTTGATGCCGACGTTCTGATTATTCTGACGGCGGTCGAAAAGGTCGCGATCCGGTTCGGAACGCCGGAGCAGACTGATCTCGACGAGCTGACGCCGGATCTGGCACGGAAGTACATCAGGCAGGGAGAATTCGCGCCCGGATCGATGCTTCCGAAGGTGGAGGCGGCGGTTGAGTTCGCCGAATCCGGGCCGGGGAGAAGCGCACTGATCACGCTTCTCAGCAAGGCGTCGGAGGGGATCGCCGGACGGACGGGCACAAGGATCCGCGCGTGA
- a CDS encoding 4Fe-4S binding protein, which translates to MERKGKMRAVVACAGGCERKSDGTRACRYGCLACGACAAACPRGAIRILRTGRGEAAQSDQTRCIGCGQCVSACPQHLIRLVPAENRIQVICSNRDPGREARTECPNSCIGCGRCERVCSSGAIRLEGALAVIREEKCIACGMCAVSCPRSVIHDADGLLSDPW; encoded by the coding sequence ATGGAGAGAAAGGGCAAAATGAGGGCTGTCGTCGCGTGCGCGGGCGGCTGCGAACGGAAGAGTGACGGGACGCGCGCGTGCCGGTACGGCTGTCTGGCCTGCGGCGCCTGTGCCGCGGCCTGTCCCCGCGGCGCCATCCGCATTCTGCGGACAGGCCGGGGGGAGGCCGCACAGAGCGACCAGACACGCTGTATCGGCTGCGGACAATGCGTCAGTGCCTGTCCGCAGCATCTGATCCGGCTTGTGCCGGCGGAGAACCGGATTCAGGTGATCTGCTCGAACCGGGATCCCGGACGGGAGGCGCGGACGGAGTGCCCGAACAGCTGCATCGGCTGCGGACGGTGCGAAAGGGTCTGTTCATCCGGTGCGATCCGGCTTGAGGGCGCGCTGGCCGTGATCCGGGAGGAGAAGTGCATTGCATGCGGGATGTGCGCCGTGAGCTGTCCGCGAAGCGTGATCCATGACGCGGACGGTCTGCTTTCTGATCCCTGGTGA
- a CDS encoding cupin domain-containing protein yields MKLKSEVVREERKAGGEGTTVIEKLLAKEQLRDRCGMFSRVTLNPGCSIGVHTHHGNTETYYILSGEGTYTDDGETYPVRPGDITFCPEGHSHGLACAGSEPLIFMALIINT; encoded by the coding sequence ATGAAGCTGAAATCCGAAGTGGTAAGAGAAGAGAGAAAAGCGGGAGGCGAAGGGACGACCGTGATCGAAAAGCTGCTCGCGAAGGAGCAGCTGCGCGACAGGTGCGGGATGTTCAGCCGGGTGACGCTGAACCCGGGGTGCTCGATCGGCGTTCACACCCATCACGGAAACACGGAGACGTATTATATCCTCAGCGGAGAAGGCACCTATACGGACGACGGCGAGACCTATCCGGTCCGTCCGGGCGACATCACCTTCTGTCCGGAGGGGCATTCACACGGGCTCGCCTGTGCGGGCAGCGAACCGCTGATCTTTATGGCGCTTATCATCAACACTTGA